The proteins below come from a single Iocasia fonsfrigidae genomic window:
- the hisD gene encoding histidinol dehydrogenase, whose translation MRKLSYPRDRGEINNLLAGRGFAVADERTELVNDIINDVLNNGEQAVLKYTARFDGIELDGLLVSDEEFKDAYNKVGDDFISSLKKSIVNVREFHRKQLRQNWFTYKNSAMTGQIIKPLARVGAYVPGGRAAYPSSVVMTVIPALAAGVKEVVVVSPPDKEGRINPYTLVAAREAGVDEVYKIGGAQAIAALAYGTETIKGVDKIVGPGNIYVTLAKKAVFGVVDIDMLAGPSEVLILADSSGHPDYIAADLLSQAEHDPLAISVLITDSELLAEKVDKELALQLKGLNRKEIATTSINENGLIILVDDIKAGSELVNRFAPEHFELLVKEPFAILPEIDNAGAIFIGEYSSEPLGDYLAGPNHVLPTGGTARFASPLNTDDFIKKSSIIYYQKKDLASISDDIIQLAELEGLDGHANAVKIRFEGNEFND comes from the coding sequence ATGCGTAAATTATCTTATCCCCGTGATCGAGGGGAGATAAATAATCTGCTGGCAGGGAGAGGATTTGCTGTGGCAGATGAAAGAACAGAACTGGTTAATGATATTATCAATGATGTACTGAATAATGGTGAGCAAGCGGTTTTAAAATATACTGCTAGATTTGATGGTATAGAACTGGATGGTTTACTGGTAAGTGATGAGGAATTTAAGGATGCCTATAATAAAGTGGGAGATGATTTTATAAGCTCCCTAAAAAAATCGATTGTTAATGTTAGGGAATTTCACCGCAAACAACTGCGGCAGAACTGGTTTACATATAAGAATAGTGCTATGACAGGTCAAATAATTAAGCCGTTAGCCAGGGTAGGGGCCTATGTACCAGGTGGTAGGGCTGCTTATCCATCTTCTGTTGTCATGACAGTTATTCCTGCTCTAGCTGCCGGGGTTAAGGAAGTAGTAGTAGTATCACCACCAGATAAAGAAGGCCGGATAAACCCCTATACACTGGTGGCAGCCAGAGAAGCAGGTGTTGATGAAGTATATAAGATAGGTGGTGCTCAGGCTATTGCTGCTCTGGCTTATGGTACAGAGACTATCAAAGGTGTTGATAAGATAGTAGGGCCAGGAAATATCTATGTTACCCTGGCTAAAAAGGCTGTCTTCGGGGTAGTCGATATTGATATGCTGGCTGGTCCCAGTGAGGTTTTGATACTTGCTGATAGTAGTGGACACCCTGATTATATAGCAGCAGACTTACTTTCACAGGCTGAACACGACCCCTTAGCTATCTCTGTTTTGATAACAGATAGTGAGCTGCTGGCAGAAAAGGTAGATAAAGAGCTTGCTCTACAGTTAAAAGGATTAAACAGGAAAGAGATAGCCACTACTTCAATTAATGAAAATGGGTTAATTATTCTTGTTGATGATATTAAGGCAGGGAGTGAGCTGGTTAACCGTTTTGCCCCGGAGCACTTTGAATTACTAGTCAAGGAGCCTTTTGCTATTTTACCTGAAATTGATAATGCAGGAGCGATTTTTATAGGTGAATATTCATCTGAACCTCTGGGGGATTATCTGGCAGGTCCCAATCATGTTTTACCAACAGGTGGTACAGCCCGTTTTGCTTCACCACTAAACACAGATGATTTTATTAAGAAATCCAGTATTATTTATTACCAGAAGAAAGACCTGGCCTCTATCAGTGATGATATTATTCAACTGGCAGAACTGGAGGGTTTAGATGGGCATGCTAATGCTGTTAAAATAAGGTTTGAAGGGAATGAGTTCAATGATTAA
- the hisB gene encoding imidazoleglycerol-phosphate dehydratase HisB, translating into MSSMIKIERETAETSISLELELYGSGKAEIDTGIGFFDHMLNLISFHGFMDLKLTVQGDLEVDEHHTVEDVGIVLGQAIKKALGDKAGIKRYGNVTIPMDEVVMQVVLDLSGRSYYAADLEFSRECVGAFPVELFAEFFRSLSSNAGMNLHFMMIRGGNAHHVIEGAFKAFGRALDEATSIDQRIGNKALSTKGSLGEGDQ; encoded by the coding sequence ATGAGTTCAATGATTAAAATAGAAAGGGAAACGGCTGAAACATCTATTAGCCTTGAATTAGAGCTTTACGGCAGTGGTAAGGCTGAGATTGATACAGGGATTGGTTTTTTTGACCATATGCTTAATTTAATATCCTTTCATGGTTTTATGGATTTGAAGCTAACTGTTCAGGGTGACCTGGAAGTTGATGAACATCATACAGTAGAGGATGTAGGGATAGTACTGGGGCAGGCCATTAAGAAGGCTTTAGGTGATAAGGCCGGTATTAAACGCTATGGAAATGTTACTATACCAATGGATGAGGTTGTTATGCAGGTTGTGCTGGACTTGAGCGGTCGTAGTTATTATGCTGCTGATCTGGAGTTCAGCAGGGAATGTGTAGGTGCTTTTCCTGTAGAGTTATTTGCAGAGTTTTTCAGATCCTTAAGTAGTAATGCCGGAATGAATCTTCATTTTATGATGATCAGAGGTGGTAATGCCCATCATGTAATAGAAGGGGCTTTTAAGGCCTTTGGACGTGCCCTGGATGAGGCGACCAGTATTGATCAGAGGATCGGGAATAAAGCCCTTTCGACTAAAGGGAGTCTAGGGGAAGGTGATCAATAG
- a CDS encoding patatin-like phospholipase family protein, translating into MYGLVLEGGGSKGAYQIGAYRAIKELGFKIDAVSGTSIGALNGAMIAQGKEEEAYELWYNIKPSRIFNVEDRYLQELKNFDFNQHNILYFLKRAKEILNNRGLDISLIRGLLEKNIDEKVLRESAIELGIVTVNLSDMEPLELFIDDIPDGKIVDYLIASAYFPAFKLEKLDGKLLIDGGFYDNLPINMLVSRGYKEIIAVRTYGLGRTRKLDYDNTRIRYITPQEDLGRILDFSNNRAKKNLQLGYHDTLKVFKGLKGNKYYISSLGNERLLLDYLMSLKRERILEIGRLMNLREIPVNRLLFEHIIPRCSLLLGFDRKTDYEDIIYALLERAAKNLSIDRFHIYSFNELLNKVSDKLALSKKTARRIPGFIRQNDLLAKTVKDELLNDIVSIMFS; encoded by the coding sequence ATGTATGGTTTAGTTCTTGAAGGAGGAGGCTCTAAAGGAGCATATCAGATTGGGGCTTACAGGGCTATTAAGGAACTTGGATTTAAGATAGATGCTGTTTCTGGTACCTCTATAGGGGCTTTAAATGGAGCGATGATTGCCCAGGGGAAAGAAGAAGAGGCTTATGAACTTTGGTATAATATAAAACCATCCAGAATATTTAATGTAGAGGATAGATATTTACAGGAATTAAAGAATTTTGATTTTAATCAGCATAATATCCTCTATTTTTTAAAAAGGGCAAAAGAAATATTGAACAATCGTGGACTAGATATTTCCCTTATCAGGGGACTTCTGGAAAAAAATATAGATGAAAAAGTACTAAGGGAGTCTGCTATAGAATTGGGAATTGTTACAGTTAATCTATCTGATATGGAACCACTGGAATTATTTATAGATGATATTCCAGACGGCAAAATAGTAGATTATTTAATTGCCAGTGCCTATTTTCCTGCTTTTAAATTGGAGAAATTAGACGGTAAACTTTTGATAGATGGTGGGTTTTATGATAATTTGCCAATTAACATGCTAGTTTCCCGGGGGTATAAAGAGATTATTGCAGTTAGAACCTATGGTTTGGGACGAACTAGAAAGCTCGATTATGATAATACAAGAATAAGATATATAACACCACAGGAGGATCTTGGTCGTATACTGGATTTTAGTAATAATAGGGCCAAAAAGAATTTGCAACTTGGTTATCATGATACTTTAAAGGTTTTTAAGGGACTAAAGGGAAACAAGTATTATATTAGTTCATTGGGTAATGAACGTCTCCTGCTAGATTACCTTATGAGTCTGAAAAGAGAAAGGATTCTTGAGATTGGTAGATTAATGAATTTAAGGGAGATACCTGTTAATAGATTATTATTTGAGCATATTATCCCCAGGTGTTCATTACTCCTTGGTTTTGACAGGAAAACAGACTATGAAGATATTATATATGCTTTACTGGAAAGGGCTGCAAAGAATCTATCTATAGATAGGTTTCACATCTATTCTTTTAATGAACTGCTAAATAAGGTTAGTGATAAACTAGCGTTAAGTAAAAAAACTGCCAGACGGATACCAGGTTTTATACGTCAGAATGACCTGCTTGCTAAAACAGTTAAAGATGAATTATTAAATGATATAGTATCTATCATGTTTTCATGA
- the hisG gene encoding ATP phosphoribosyltransferase produces the protein MAKIITALPKGRLMEQVVEILKEAGFISTGLDIDEISRKLVFTDEKTGHSFLLAKPKDVPVYVEHGAADIGVTGKDVILEHGKRLYEVQDLKVGTCKLVVAVPVEQGINRVEDIPDHSRVATSFPNITRHFFQKIGKQVEIIYLNGSVELAPLVDLADLIVDITSTGTTLRKNNLLPIADITFSSSRLIVNNVSYKTKHGIIGRLIEKLNEIRGDDSDA, from the coding sequence ATGGCCAAAATAATTACTGCTTTACCTAAGGGAAGGTTAATGGAACAAGTTGTTGAAATATTAAAAGAGGCTGGCTTTATTTCCACTGGACTGGATATAGATGAGATTTCACGTAAACTGGTTTTTACTGATGAGAAGACAGGGCATTCGTTTTTACTGGCTAAACCCAAAGATGTACCTGTTTATGTAGAACACGGTGCAGCTGATATCGGTGTAACCGGTAAGGATGTTATCCTTGAACACGGCAAAAGGCTATATGAGGTCCAGGACCTGAAGGTAGGGACCTGTAAACTGGTGGTTGCTGTGCCAGTTGAACAGGGAATAAACAGGGTTGAGGATATCCCTGATCACAGCCGGGTAGCTACTTCTTTTCCTAATATTACCAGGCATTTCTTTCAAAAAATTGGTAAGCAGGTAGAGATAATTTATTTGAATGGGTCGGTTGAACTGGCTCCACTGGTTGATCTGGCTGACCTGATTGTAGATATTACTTCAACTGGAACAACCCTGCGCAAGAATAATTTGCTACCCATAGCAGACATTACCTTTTCGTCATCTAGACTAATTGTTAATAATGTTAGTTATAAGACTAAACACGGGATTATTGGGAGATTGATTGAAAAACTTAATGAGATAAGGGGAGATGATAGTGATGCGTAA
- the hisH gene encoding imidazole glycerol phosphate synthase subunit HisH, which yields MIVVIDYDIGNLASVVKAFEYLNVPVKLSSDYRALAEASGIVLPGVGAFGEGMENLKRLKLEKRIIEEVRTGKPFFGICLGMQLLFSSSEECQETAGLGLIEGEVKLFDRNKVGKVPHIGWNQVEIMKKDQVFNGLNGENFYFVHSYYVKPVRDDVILGKTNYGNQTFAAVVRRDNVWGMQCHPEKSSQVGLSVLRNFSGVVLNANNTSN from the coding sequence GTGATAGTTGTAATAGATTATGATATCGGTAATCTTGCCAGTGTTGTTAAGGCCTTTGAATACCTCAATGTACCAGTAAAACTCAGTAGTGATTACCGTGCTCTTGCAGAAGCCAGTGGTATAGTACTACCTGGTGTAGGTGCTTTTGGTGAGGGAATGGAGAATCTTAAAAGGTTAAAGCTGGAGAAAAGAATTATTGAAGAGGTCAGAACTGGTAAACCCTTTTTCGGTATCTGTCTGGGTATGCAGCTTTTATTTAGTAGTAGTGAAGAATGTCAGGAGACTGCTGGACTGGGCTTGATTGAGGGTGAAGTAAAGTTATTTGATCGTAATAAAGTTGGTAAGGTACCACATATTGGCTGGAATCAGGTGGAGATCATGAAGAAAGACCAGGTTTTTAATGGCTTAAATGGAGAGAATTTCTATTTTGTACACAGCTATTATGTGAAACCAGTACGGGATGATGTGATACTTGGCAAAACAAATTATGGCAATCAAACCTTTGCAGCTGTGGTAAGAAGGGATAATGTCTGGGGTATGCAGTGCCACCCTGAGAAGAGCAGCCAGGTAGGTTTGAGTGTTTTAAGAAATTTCAGTGGGGTGGTTTTAAATGCTAATAATACCAGCAATTGA
- the hisF gene encoding imidazole glycerol phosphate synthase subunit HisF, with product MLTKRIIPCLDVKDGRVVKGVNFVNLRDEGDPVDLASFYDQAGADELVFLDITASHEERSIMLNIVKETASRVFIPFTIGGGIRTINDMREILLAGADKVSINSAAIKNPQLIADGAARFGSQCIVLAIDARRRDKNDWEVYTHGGRNATGLNAVDWAIKGEEMGAGEILLTSMDADGTKDGYDLDLLKTISETVNIPVIASGGAGKPSHLRDALVVGKADAVLAASIFHEKEYTVKEIKNYLANEGLPIRKID from the coding sequence ATGTTAACTAAACGGATCATTCCCTGTCTGGATGTTAAGGATGGAAGGGTTGTTAAAGGAGTGAATTTTGTCAATTTACGGGATGAAGGTGACCCTGTAGATTTAGCCAGCTTTTATGATCAAGCAGGAGCAGATGAGCTGGTTTTTCTGGACATTACTGCCTCACATGAGGAACGTAGTATTATGCTGAATATTGTTAAAGAGACTGCCTCCAGGGTTTTTATTCCTTTCACAATTGGTGGTGGTATTAGGACAATAAATGATATGAGAGAGATACTATTAGCAGGTGCTGATAAAGTATCTATCAACTCTGCTGCTATTAAAAATCCTCAGCTTATTGCTGATGGGGCGGCTAGATTTGGCAGTCAGTGTATCGTCCTTGCAATTGATGCACGGAGGCGGGACAAAAATGACTGGGAGGTCTATACCCACGGCGGACGAAATGCAACTGGCTTAAATGCTGTTGACTGGGCAATAAAGGGGGAAGAGATGGGTGCTGGTGAAATACTCCTGACTAGTATGGATGCAGATGGTACTAAAGATGGCTATGACCTTGATTTGTTAAAAACTATCTCTGAAACAGTAAATATACCTGTAATTGCCTCTGGTGGTGCAGGTAAACCTTCTCATCTAAGGGATGCTCTGGTAGTTGGTAAGGCCGATGCTGTTCTGGCAGCTTCTATCTTCCATGAAAAAGAATATACAGTTAAAGAGATAAAGAATTATCTGGCAAATGAAGGCCTACCTATACGGAAGATTGATTAA
- the pcrA gene encoding DNA helicase PcrA, with protein sequence MDDDVILKGLNPEQQKAVEHLNGPLLVLAGAGSGKTRVLTRRIAYLIDHYRVSPYNILAVTFTNKAAEEMKERVASLLDSLGGTIWVSTFHSFCVRILRREIAKIGYSDNFVIYDTSDQKTVVKGVFKELNIDPKRTKPAAVLAEISRAKNELISVEEYQAGSGDYFSQISAPVYQRYQDRLKENNALDFDDLIMKTVDLFREYPLVLEHYQERFKYISVDEYQDVNTAQYQLVHLLAAKYRNLCVVGDPDQGIYGFRGADIKNILNFEKDYTDTKIIKLEQNYRSKEKILEAAHSVIANNISRKEKKLWTDRGEGEDINLYVAQNEKDEASYICKSIGELLERGYNYGDIAILYRTNAQSRALEDSLVKYAIPYQIIGGLRFYDRMEIKDILAYLRVIYNSDDDISLQRIINRPKRGIGAGTIAKLERYASEQGISLYQAGLRAEEITDLTGAYQKRVKNFFSMMEEFREYAGENTVDRLTDKILKETSYKGQLEKQGTVEAKTRLENIQELFSVMQEFLNNGEDNSLAGFLEEVSLISDVDTMEDTEQFIVLMTFHAAKGLEFPVVFMVGMEEGIFPHANSMFEVEGIEEERRLCYVGITRAMEKLYLSRARERMRFGEYQANPPSQFLQEIPDELLIERDSIFNIDKADEDPSNDKVVSTDKNRHAAKRQNYKVGDRVLHPKWGIGEVLEINNERSLELKIKFSRGKARTLLAEYAPIQKV encoded by the coding sequence GTGGATGATGATGTAATTTTAAAGGGATTGAATCCAGAACAGCAAAAGGCAGTAGAACACCTTAATGGTCCATTACTTGTCCTGGCCGGTGCGGGAAGTGGTAAAACAAGGGTTTTGACCAGACGGATAGCCTATCTTATTGATCATTATAGAGTGTCTCCCTATAACATTTTAGCAGTAACCTTTACCAATAAGGCTGCTGAAGAGATGAAAGAAAGGGTGGCTAGTTTACTGGACAGTCTAGGGGGGACTATCTGGGTTAGTACTTTTCACTCCTTTTGTGTAAGGATACTCCGACGTGAGATTGCTAAAATAGGTTATAGTGATAATTTTGTTATCTATGATACCTCTGATCAGAAGACAGTTGTGAAGGGTGTTTTTAAGGAGTTAAATATTGACCCCAAAAGAACTAAACCAGCCGCTGTACTGGCTGAGATTAGCCGTGCTAAAAATGAACTTATCTCTGTAGAAGAGTATCAAGCGGGTTCAGGGGATTATTTCAGTCAGATTTCAGCCCCTGTCTACCAGCGTTACCAGGATAGATTAAAGGAAAACAATGCCCTGGATTTTGATGACCTGATTATGAAAACTGTTGATTTATTTAGAGAATATCCCCTGGTGCTGGAGCATTATCAGGAGAGGTTTAAATACATTTCGGTTGATGAATATCAGGATGTTAATACTGCCCAATACCAACTGGTGCATTTGCTGGCAGCAAAATATAGAAATCTGTGTGTGGTAGGTGACCCTGACCAGGGGATTTATGGTTTCCGCGGTGCTGATATTAAAAATATCCTGAACTTTGAAAAAGACTATACTGATACAAAAATTATTAAATTGGAACAGAATTACCGTTCTAAGGAAAAGATACTTGAAGCAGCTCACAGTGTAATTGCTAATAATATCTCCCGTAAAGAAAAGAAACTATGGACAGACAGGGGAGAAGGAGAAGATATAAATCTCTATGTGGCCCAAAATGAGAAGGATGAGGCGTCATATATCTGTAAATCTATTGGGGAATTATTAGAGAGGGGCTATAATTATGGAGATATTGCTATTTTATACAGAACTAATGCCCAGTCAAGGGCTTTAGAAGATTCTTTAGTTAAATATGCTATACCATATCAGATTATTGGGGGCTTACGTTTTTATGACCGAATGGAGATTAAGGACATACTGGCCTATTTAAGGGTAATTTATAACTCTGATGATGATATTAGCCTACAGAGGATTATTAATCGACCCAAAAGGGGTATTGGTGCTGGAACAATAGCAAAACTTGAGAGGTATGCCTCAGAGCAAGGGATAAGCCTCTATCAGGCTGGTCTAAGGGCTGAGGAGATTACGGATTTAACAGGTGCTTATCAGAAACGGGTAAAAAATTTCTTTTCTATGATGGAGGAGTTCAGGGAATATGCCGGAGAGAATACTGTTGATAGGTTAACAGATAAGATTTTAAAAGAGACATCCTATAAGGGCCAACTAGAAAAGCAGGGGACAGTTGAAGCAAAAACACGGTTGGAAAATATCCAGGAGCTTTTTTCAGTGATGCAGGAGTTTCTAAATAATGGTGAGGATAATAGTCTGGCAGGGTTTCTGGAAGAGGTGTCATTAATATCTGATGTTGACACTATGGAAGATACAGAGCAGTTTATTGTCTTAATGACATTTCATGCTGCTAAGGGTTTAGAATTCCCGGTAGTATTTATGGTAGGTATGGAAGAGGGTATCTTCCCACATGCCAATTCCATGTTTGAGGTTGAGGGCATTGAGGAAGAAAGAAGGCTCTGTTATGTAGGTATTACCAGGGCGATGGAGAAATTATATCTGAGTAGGGCCAGAGAGAGGATGAGATTTGGTGAGTATCAGGCAAATCCCCCTTCTCAATTCCTGCAGGAAATTCCTGATGAATTATTAATTGAAAGGGATTCAATCTTTAATATTGATAAGGCTGATGAGGATCCTAGTAACGATAAAGTTGTAAGTACTGATAAAAATAGACATGCTGCTAAGCGGCAAAACTATAAGGTTGGGGACAGGGTGCTTCATCCGAAATGGGGCATTGGGGAAGTTCTGGAGATAAACAATGAACGTTCACTGGAATTAAAGATAAAGTTTTCCCGTGGGAAGGCCAGAACTCTTCTGGCTGAATATGCCCCTATACAAAAAGTTTAA
- a CDS encoding spore coat protein has translation MNQPYNQQYTNRGQQNQQMTIQNPKSNIQQQTGPDMNDRDFLNDILATEKYLSDGFNVFAREASHGQLYNDVIHILNETHDCERDLFNLMFEHGFYSFKAAAQQDIQQAHQQFSDYINKQDPYLNQRMQ, from the coding sequence ATGAACCAGCCATATAATCAACAATATACTAATAGAGGACAGCAAAACCAGCAGATGACTATCCAAAATCCAAAATCAAATATCCAACAACAGACTGGACCAGATATGAATGACCGAGATTTCCTTAATGATATCCTGGCCACAGAAAAATATTTAAGTGATGGATTTAATGTCTTTGCCAGAGAAGCAAGCCATGGACAGCTTTATAATGATGTTATTCATATTCTGAATGAAACCCATGATTGTGAAAGAGACCTTTTTAATTTAATGTTTGAACACGGCTTTTACAGTTTTAAAGCCGCTGCCCAACAAGATATTCAACAAGCACATCAACAATTTTCCGATTACATAAACAAACAGGATCCTTACCTTAACCAAAGAATGCAGTAA
- the hisZ gene encoding ATP phosphoribosyltransferase regulatory subunit: MPSNILKSPRGMRSYLPETAVELEEIEGNIRQTFRLWGYQPFITPTLEYYEALTVGMGSRLKKELYKFIDYEGNILTLRPELTAPIARTIAARVGEMTLPGRFSYSASVFRYDEPQTGKNREIYQMGVELIGEGESKADAEALILAIEAILKTGLRDFKFDIGHTGYLDGIIEELKLDREEIDQIKTYLNGKNIVGLNNYIEKLGIANKDLLYKLPGLRGGKEILNKAGDMVSNNRSREALQNLRDIYAYVADYGLADYLTFDLGLIRGFDYYTGVVFEGFTEKLGYTICGGGRYDNLIRQYCQRDIPAIGFAIGLERVRLALKKQSYHFQEDKIDDLFLFPADKRKLALATARTMREKGYIIILEERDKFSTELIEYAGEMGTGRIVSFHPADSVEVVKIKDKERFKQEISEGWEGILWPK; encoded by the coding sequence ATGCCCAGTAATATATTGAAATCACCGCGGGGAATGAGGAGTTATCTGCCGGAAACTGCGGTTGAATTAGAAGAGATAGAGGGAAATATACGCCAGACTTTCAGGCTCTGGGGGTATCAGCCTTTTATTACCCCAACACTTGAATACTATGAGGCTTTAACTGTTGGTATGGGTTCAAGACTTAAAAAGGAATTATATAAATTTATAGATTATGAGGGAAATATTCTCACCCTGCGGCCAGAGCTTACAGCACCTATTGCGCGAACAATTGCTGCCAGGGTAGGTGAGATGACTTTACCAGGGCGTTTTTCTTATAGTGCCTCTGTTTTTCGTTATGATGAACCCCAGACAGGTAAGAATAGAGAGATATATCAGATGGGTGTAGAATTAATTGGTGAAGGGGAGAGTAAGGCAGATGCCGAAGCCCTTATCCTGGCTATTGAGGCAATCCTCAAGACAGGTTTGAGGGATTTCAAGTTTGATATAGGCCATACAGGTTATTTAGATGGAATTATTGAAGAATTGAAGTTGGATAGAGAAGAGATTGATCAAATTAAAACATATCTAAATGGAAAGAATATAGTTGGTTTGAATAATTACATTGAGAAACTGGGGATAGCTAATAAAGACCTTCTTTATAAGCTGCCGGGGCTCCGCGGAGGCAAGGAGATTCTCAATAAAGCCGGGGATATGGTAAGTAATAACAGGTCAAGGGAGGCCCTGCAAAATCTACGTGATATTTATGCCTATGTGGCAGACTATGGTCTGGCAGATTATCTGACTTTTGATTTAGGACTTATTAGAGGTTTTGATTATTATACCGGTGTAGTCTTTGAGGGTTTTACAGAAAAGCTTGGTTATACAATCTGTGGTGGTGGGAGATATGATAATCTTATCAGACAATATTGTCAAAGAGATATCCCGGCCATTGGCTTTGCTATTGGTCTGGAGAGGGTTAGACTGGCTTTAAAAAAACAGTCATACCATTTCCAGGAAGACAAAATTGATGATTTATTTCTTTTTCCAGCTGACAAAAGGAAATTAGCCTTGGCTACAGCCAGGACTATGCGGGAGAAAGGTTATATAATTATCCTGGAGGAGAGGGATAAATTTAGTACTGAATTGATTGAATATGCCGGAGAGATGGGAACAGGGAGGATAGTATCCTTTCATCCAGCTGATAGTGTTGAAGTGGTTAAGATTAAGGATAAAGAGAGGTTTAAACAGGAGATAAGTGAAGGATGGGAGGGTATATTATGGCCAAAATAA
- the hisA gene encoding 1-(5-phosphoribosyl)-5-[(5-phosphoribosylamino)methylideneamino]imidazole-4-carboxamide isomerase produces the protein MLIIPAIDLKEGCCVRLLKGDFSRETIYSKNPLEMAGYWQKQGAQYLHIVDLDGARDGKPQNLSIIKEIAFSLDIPVQLGGGIRSLEIIDLYLKAGVDRVILGTLALEAPEVVKEAVKKYGPERVVVGVDGRRGKVAVKGWLEDSDIDVAHLIKEMKEIGVKTFVYTDISKDGTLEGPDIAGLACLNKIDQIDVIASGGVSSLQDLKKLKEIDIKYSIVGKALYTGDLSPDLKKLQEEL, from the coding sequence ATGCTAATAATACCAGCAATTGATTTAAAAGAGGGATGTTGTGTAAGGCTTTTAAAAGGGGATTTTAGCAGGGAGACGATATACAGCAAGAATCCACTGGAAATGGCTGGGTACTGGCAGAAGCAGGGGGCTCAATACCTTCATATAGTTGATCTGGATGGGGCTCGTGATGGTAAACCGCAGAATTTATCTATCATCAAAGAAATTGCCTTCAGTCTTGATATACCTGTTCAATTAGGTGGTGGTATCAGGTCTTTAGAGATAATTGACTTATACCTGAAGGCCGGGGTTGACAGGGTAATCCTGGGCACCCTTGCCCTAGAAGCTCCAGAAGTTGTTAAAGAAGCGGTAAAGAAATACGGCCCTGAGAGGGTAGTAGTAGGGGTTGACGGTCGCCGGGGTAAGGTTGCTGTTAAAGGTTGGCTGGAAGATAGTGATATAGATGTAGCCCATCTGATCAAGGAGATGAAAGAGATAGGGGTCAAGACCTTTGTATATACCGATATTAGTAAGGATGGAACCCTGGAGGGTCCAGATATTGCCGGGCTTGCCTGTTTAAATAAGATTGACCAGATAGATGTTATTGCTTCAGGTGGGGTTTCATCCCTGCAAGACCTGAAAAAATTAAAGGAAATAGACATTAAGTATTCTATTGTGGGAAAAGCCCTGTATACAGGTGACCTGTCCCCTGACCTGAAGAAACTACAGGAGGAATTATAA
- the hisIE gene encoding bifunctional phosphoribosyl-AMP cyclohydrolase/phosphoribosyl-ATP diphosphatase HisIE: protein MKNVKFNEKGLIPAILQDSNTKEVLMVAYMNQESLEMTLRSGKATFWSRSRQELWVKGETSGNYQLVEEIRIDCDNDTLLVMVKPLGPACHTGKKSCFYRKLDGQILDNKEDGDSYNYFLEKAVFLKKLYQLIKERKDKPIEGSYTNYLFNEGVDKVCKKVGEEAAEVIIGAKNADHDEIVYEVSDLIYHLLVLLNIYQIPLEDILIELEGRSK from the coding sequence ATGAAAAATGTAAAATTTAATGAAAAAGGCTTAATTCCGGCTATTCTGCAGGATAGTAATACAAAGGAAGTCTTAATGGTAGCTTATATGAATCAGGAATCCCTGGAGATGACTTTGCGAAGTGGAAAGGCTACTTTCTGGAGCCGTTCCAGACAGGAATTATGGGTTAAGGGGGAAACCTCCGGGAATTATCAACTAGTGGAAGAAATAAGGATTGATTGTGATAATGATACCCTCCTTGTCATGGTAAAACCACTGGGCCCGGCCTGTCATACAGGAAAAAAAAGTTGTTTTTATCGTAAACTGGATGGTCAGATTTTAGATAATAAAGAAGATGGTGATAGTTATAATTACTTTCTGGAAAAGGCTGTTTTCCTTAAAAAATTATATCAATTGATCAAGGAGCGCAAAGATAAGCCGATAGAAGGCTCTTATACAAACTATCTCTTTAATGAAGGTGTTGACAAGGTCTGCAAAAAGGTAGGGGAAGAGGCTGCTGAGGTTATTATAGGGGCTAAAAATGCTGATCATGATGAGATAGTCTATGAAGTAAGTGACCTAATCTATCATTTGCTTGTTTTATTAAATATCTATCAGATACCATTAGAGGATATTTTGATTGAGTTAGAGGGTAGAAGTAAATAA